A single Selenomonadales bacterium DNA region contains:
- a CDS encoding NAD(+) synthase, whose protein sequence is MLKLALGQFEIIPGRPDLNTTTMLNMIQEAKEAHVDILVFPALAISGQLLSDTWKQADFVRDCISYGQDIIEASSGICIIFGNVAIDETEPTRLYNALFVAQNGSLQHAPDAQYPFSIKADSQIGSGFDEARYFTSLETIISERGANISDFLDPIPVTFGDKTYTLGCSIGDTNILRIIEADIHITIDSAPFITGSETHKHATFSKLTADTRTPFIYVNATGIQNSGKTIYLFDGISSIYDKGGQMIAVCKPFASTMQIAELNIHGDNSYIMPPAAACSIAQIHQALHYGVKKFLDQIGVHKIVIGASGGIDS, encoded by the coding sequence ATGCTCAAACTTGCACTTGGGCAATTCGAAATCATTCCCGGTCGCCCGGATCTCAATACAACAACAATGCTTAACATGATACAAGAGGCTAAAGAAGCGCACGTCGATATACTCGTATTTCCTGCGCTTGCTATCTCGGGTCAACTTCTCTCCGATACGTGGAAACAAGCAGACTTCGTCCGTGACTGCATCTCTTACGGACAAGATATTATCGAGGCTTCGAGCGGCATCTGCATCATATTCGGTAATGTTGCCATAGACGAAACAGAGCCGACTCGCCTCTACAATGCACTTTTCGTTGCACAAAACGGTTCGCTTCAACACGCACCCGATGCCCAATATCCATTCTCTATCAAAGCAGATTCGCAAATAGGCAGCGGATTTGATGAAGCACGTTATTTCACAAGCCTTGAAACGATCATAAGCGAGCGCGGTGCTAATATCTCCGACTTTTTAGATCCGATTCCCGTTACATTCGGAGATAAAACATATACACTCGGATGCAGCATCGGTGACACAAATATCCTGCGTATCATTGAAGCCGATATCCATATCACGATCGATTCTGCCCCATTCATCACAGGAAGTGAAACGCATAAACATGCGACCTTCTCTAAACTGACCGCCGATACCCGAACCCCGTTCATCTACGTCAATGCAACAGGTATCCAAAACAGCGGTAAGACGATCTATCTGTTCGACGGAATCAGCAGTATCTATGATAAAGGCGGTCAGATGATCGCTGTTTGTAAACCATTCGCCAGTACGATGCAAATCGCAGAATTGAATATACATGGTGACAACTCGTATATCATGCCACCCGCAGCCGCATGCTCGATCGCGCAGATCCATCAAGCACTCCATTACGGCGTAAAAAAATTCCTCGATCAGATCGGTGTTCATAAGATCGTCATCGGCGCTTCTGGCGGGATCGACTCC
- the ybaK gene encoding Cys-tRNA(Pro) deacylase: protein MKKTNAARILDTHKVVYQIKEYKVDPDNLRADNVAAKIGMPLDQVFKTLVARGDKTGVVMACLPGSGELDLKALAQASGNKRVEMVQLKEVQGLTGYIRGGVSPLGVKKPYPIYFDTSITKWDVIAVSAGIRGAQLIVAPSDLVRAANGTVAAISRPMAE from the coding sequence ATGAAGAAGACAAATGCGGCAAGAATTCTTGATACGCACAAAGTTGTATACCAAATAAAAGAATACAAAGTAGACCCTGATAATCTTCGGGCAGACAATGTTGCTGCGAAGATCGGGATGCCGCTCGATCAAGTATTTAAGACGCTTGTTGCTCGCGGTGATAAGACAGGTGTCGTGATGGCTTGTTTGCCGGGTTCGGGAGAGCTTGATCTTAAGGCATTGGCACAAGCGAGCGGTAATAAGCGGGTTGAGATGGTGCAGCTGAAAGAAGTACAAGGCTTGACAGGATATATCCGAGGCGGTGTATCGCCACTCGGGGTAAAAAAGCCATATCCTATTTATTTTGATACATCTATTACAAAATGGGATGTGATCGCAGTCAGTGCAGGAATCCGCGGTGCGCAGCTTATCGTAGCACCGAGTGATCTTGTGCGGGCGGCAAACGGGACGGTTGCAGCGATCAGTCGACCGATGGCAGAATAA